From Mytilus edulis chromosome 9, xbMytEdul2.2, whole genome shotgun sequence, the proteins below share one genomic window:
- the LOC139489810 gene encoding uncharacterized protein produces the protein MAEKRKYERALPAPEDEQEGYLTSVTPIMMSAKKNRYFNASLQTKSKDYKVVSFNVDKHNQFMTAQRISSPVKLKNFSLSPNSKTGDMDILVNTRTKVDFVQSVKFQKRLEFADTAPSTSGLGKSSMTITSINNIDRSSTQIMYNLKGKVISIGETKVVEMFGNTKEKKEIIIADSTGNVKVAVFENLIAELQLDNCCTLTNLSSRKYSDFYLTTTKSTKITVQDDDLGEINDDIEENELPEKIGQIQNIQIVKKFHCGSCNKKMDIPEGIKKIKCPHCNLKGNVESFQFKVTSRFNLKENKTTTHLVAFHDTISDFLNSQNRSDYLNDIDQLEDYFLDIISIKCTVNEDVVTKFAL, from the exons ATGGCCGAAAAAAGGAAGTACGAAAGAGCTTTACCAGCTCCCGAAGATGAACAAGAAGGCTACCTGACTAGTGTAACGCCAATTATGATGTCCgcaaagaaaaatagatattttaatGCCTCATTACAAACCAAATCCAAAGATTACAAAGTTGTCAGCTTCAACGTAGATAAACACAATCAATTTATGACTGCTCAAAGGATCAGTTCTCCTGTAAAATTGAAAAACTTTAGTCTTTCCCCAAACAGTAAAACTGGGGATATGGACATTCTTGTAAATACACGCACCAAAGTGGACTTCGTTCAAAGCGTAAAATTTCAGAAGCGACTGGAATTTGCAGACACAGCCCCAAGCACTAGTGGATTGGGTAAAAGCAGTATGACAATAACCAGCATTAACAATATTGATCGATCATCAACTCAAATTATG tacaaCTTAAAAGGAAAAGTGATTTCAATAGGAGAAACGAAAGTTGTGGAGATGTTCGGTAATacgaaagagaaaaaagaaataataattgcAGATTCCACTGGGAATGTTAAAGTTGCTGTTTTTGAAAACCTGATTGCCGAACTACAACTTGATAATTGCTGCACACTAACAAATCTGTCTTCAAGAAAATATAGTGATTTTTACCTTACCaccacaaaatcaacaaaaattactGTTCAGGATGATGACCTAGGAGAAATAAATGATGATATAGAGGAAAATGAACTACCAGAAAAGATTGGACAGATCCAAAACATACAAATAGTGAAAAAATTCCATTGTGGATCATGCAACAAGAAAATGGACATTCCAGAGggaatcaaaaaaataaaatgcccTCACTGTAATTTGAAAGGAAATGTTGAAAGTTTTCAATTCAAGGTTACAAGCAGATTTaacttgaaagaaaacaaaacgacCACACATCTTGTTGCCTTCCACGACACAATTTCTGACTTCCTTAATAGTCAGAACAGATCTGACTATCTAAATGACATTGACCAGCTGGAAGACTATTTTCTTGATATAATCTCTATAAAGTGCACTGTAAATGAAGACGTTGTCACAAAATTTGCTTTGTAG